A DNA window from Pseudomonadota bacterium contains the following coding sequences:
- a CDS encoding MotA/TolQ/ExbB proton channel family protein: MLEMFKSGGPVMYPLLLCSIMAMAIIIDRCYFWILTGMRRNRDLVNDVLDLCRKGDWDAVRARSTGSNNYVVRVLISGILHREYSLTKAMESAAAEEIKRMSRYMGVLDTIITVAPLLGILGTVTGIIKSFEVLGAGGLDNPQSVTGGIAEALITTAAGLSIAIPSVFFYNYFNSCIQRAGQIIEKYATSFEIVYEKVVTASDGNKGNKE; this comes from the coding sequence ATGCTGGAAATGTTTAAAAGCGGCGGACCTGTTATGTATCCGCTTTTATTGTGTTCAATAATGGCTATGGCAATAATTATTGATCGTTGTTATTTCTGGATTCTTACAGGAATGAGAAGAAACAGGGATCTTGTAAACGATGTTCTTGATCTTTGTCGCAAGGGTGATTGGGATGCCGTTAGAGCAAGATCCACCGGTTCGAATAATTATGTTGTAAGAGTTCTTATAAGCGGGATTTTACATCGTGAATATTCTCTGACAAAAGCAATGGAGTCTGCCGCAGCAGAAGAAATAAAACGTATGAGCAGATATATGGGAGTATTGGATACCATTATTACAGTAGCCCCGCTTCTTGGAATATTAGGAACCGTTACAGGAATTATAAAATCATTTGAAGTGCTGGGAGCAGGAGGGCTTGATAATCCTCAATCGGTTACAGGAGGCATTGCAGAAGCATTGATTACAACTGCTGCCGGACTTTCAATAGCTATACCTTCGGTATTTTTTTACAATTATTTTAACTCATGCATTCAACGTGCGGGCCAGATTATTGAAAAATACGCCACAAGTTTTGAAATTGTCTATGAAAAAGTTGTTACAGCATCGGATGGTAATAAAGGAAATAAAGAATGA
- a CDS encoding biopolymer transporter ExbD: MKVKIPSAQKSRIEMIPLIDIVFLVLVSFIYATLSMAVHKGMPVCLPKSSAVKPEKKLVLSVTIDAEGKIYVNKQEVLLEDLSVTLSNMAKGHTDPGVLLFADKSISYQELFKVLDKIKISGLERISLQAEAER; the protein is encoded by the coding sequence ATGAAAGTCAAAATACCATCTGCTCAAAAAAGCAGGATCGAAATGATCCCTCTTATTGATATTGTTTTTCTGGTTCTTGTATCATTTATTTATGCAACCCTTTCCATGGCTGTGCATAAAGGCATGCCTGTATGCCTTCCTAAATCAAGTGCTGTAAAACCTGAAAAAAAACTGGTGCTTTCCGTTACAATTGATGCGGAAGGCAAAATCTATGTGAATAAACAAGAAGTATTGCTTGAAGATTTGAGCGTAACACTTTCTAATATGGCCAAAGGGCATACTGATCCTGGAGTTTTGCTTTTTGCAGACAAAAGCATTTCATACCAGGAACTTTTTAAAGTTTTAGATAAAATTAAAATATCAGGATTGGAGCGTATTTCTCTACAGGCAGAGGCGGAAAGATAA
- a CDS encoding energy transducer TonB: MKRLLVAIVLALMFHAGLMALNLGWFFEKNIKLPKADFVEVTISYREPPPKPVVKIKKVKPVEKPKIKPKKTVIPPKKIEPIPVPVEEIILPDKREIENDQPEIISEPVEDNKDNEEIEEETDNIITDENISEENNTDDDIATANVIREAYPLYKTNPPPAYPRIARRRGYQGIVILNVLVDENGRVKNLKLFTSSGHSILDKAALNSVKTWVFEPGTKGRSRMAMWVRVPIRFELK, from the coding sequence ATGAAGCGTCTGCTGGTTGCCATAGTACTGGCGCTTATGTTTCATGCCGGTTTGATGGCGCTTAATTTAGGTTGGTTTTTTGAAAAAAACATTAAATTGCCAAAGGCTGATTTTGTTGAAGTAACAATATCATATCGCGAGCCACCTCCTAAACCTGTAGTAAAAATAAAAAAAGTTAAGCCTGTTGAAAAACCGAAAATAAAGCCTAAAAAAACAGTAATACCTCCAAAAAAAATTGAGCCAATACCGGTTCCGGTAGAAGAGATCATTTTACCTGATAAAAGGGAAATAGAAAATGACCAACCTGAAATAATATCGGAGCCTGTAGAAGATAATAAGGATAATGAAGAAATTGAGGAAGAAACTGATAATATAATAACTGATGAAAACATATCAGAAGAGAATAATACGGATGATGATATTGCTACTGCAAATGTTATACGGGAAGCATACCCTTTATATAAAACCAATCCTCCTCCTGCATATCCGCGAATAGCCAGAAGAAGAGGTTATCAGGGTATAGTAATATTAAATGTTTTAGTTGATGAAAACGGCCGGGTAAAAAATTTAAAATTATTTACTTCAAGCGGCCATAGCATTTTAGATAAAGCGGCATTAAATTCAGTTAAAACTTGGGTTTTTGAACCTGGAACGAAGGGGCGAAGTAGGATGGCAATGTGGGTAAGAGTGCCAATACGATTCGAGTTGAAGTAG